In bacterium BMS3Abin08, the following proteins share a genomic window:
- a CDS encoding CAAX amino terminal protease self- immunity, translating to MKRDRIKSYIPLFSSYVVILALVLIYYTANLSVVGWAVPLLMVLTPVLLHSGIRVDITLKDFAKAVIISSLFLIPFVFTILITGGEFTIPGPSTLAFHLFIASIPEEVYFRGFLQENAGNTLWSVVIISLAFTVMHSPRYFIGGDVSALLTFFPSLVMGWLYMKKRNLLYPVIFHFLSNILFAGIL from the coding sequence ATGAAAAGAGACAGGATAAAATCATACATCCCCCTGTTTTCAAGCTATGTGGTAATACTCGCACTTGTACTGATTTACTACACGGCTAACCTATCCGTCGTAGGCTGGGCAGTACCTCTCCTGATGGTCCTGACTCCCGTGCTCCTTCACTCCGGGATCCGCGTGGATATCACTCTCAAGGATTTTGCCAAGGCCGTCATCATATCATCCCTGTTTCTGATTCCCTTTGTTTTTACAATCCTGATCACCGGGGGAGAGTTTACCATTCCAGGGCCTTCCACACTCGCATTTCATCTCTTCATTGCGTCCATACCGGAGGAGGTCTATTTCAGGGGGTTCCTGCAGGAAAATGCAGGGAATACCTTGTGGAGTGTCGTTATCATAAGCCTTGCCTTTACAGTCATGCATTCCCCAAGGTATTTTATCGGGGGAGACGTCTCAGCCCTCCTGACATTCTTCCCCTCTCTGGTTATGGGATGGCTCTACATGAAAAAGCGCAACCTCCTCTACCCGGTGATCTTCCACTTCCTCTCAAACATCCTCTTTGCAGGCATCCTTTAG
- the carB gene encoding carbamoyl-phosphate synthase large chain — MPKRTDIGRILLIGSGPIVIGQACEFDYSGTQACKALREEGYRVVLVNSNPATIMTDPETADVTYIEPLTPEILEMIIDREKPDALLPTMGGQTALNLAMELAESGVLDHYGVELIGAKLHAIKEAEDRDLFKEAMGRVGLDVPRSVAVKDMEKGLEAIGHVRFPAILRPAFTLGGTGSAVAYNMEEYRVLLENALELSPVGQVLVEESVIGWKEYELEVMRDSKDNVVIICSIENLDPMGVHTGDSITVAPAQTLTDKEYQRMRDASIAVIREIGVDTGGSNIQFALSPENGKMMVIEMNPRVSRSSALASKATGFPIAKIAAKLAVGLTLDEIPNDITRETPASFEPTIDYVVTKIPRFAFEKFPEADPTLTTQMKSVGEVMSIGRTFKESLQKAIRSLEIDSHGFEEKAVEPDKLREMLKTPNCERLYYVAQAFREGMTVAEIHETTWIDPWFLNNIREIVEFEFEIKNSRMKTAKEPGTLSPELLHKAKSWGFSDRRIAGLAGLKEDDIREMRKDGGMRAVYKMVDTCAAEFEAYTPYLYSTYEKPFYRIGTGSPGLGEDKKTGTTCLPTAHGRRTECEANPSDRKKIMILGSGPNRIGQGIEFDYCCVHAVFALKELGYETIMVNCNPETVSTDYDTSDRLYFEPLTLEDVLGIIEVERPEGVIVQFGGQTPLKLAVPLEREGVRILGTPPDAIDRAEDRKRFKELLHKLNLRQPDSGTAMSIEDALGVAAGICYPVMVRPSYVLGGRAMEIVYDEESLRNYMQRAVNASSGHPILIDKYIVDATEVDVDAVSDGEVVIIGGVMEHIEEAGIHSGDSACSVPPYSLSGDVVGEIKRQTRALAKELGVVGLMNVQFAVKDKDIYVLEVNPRASRTIPYVSKATGMALAKVAAKTMAGEKLPDLGISSDPEVRHVAVKEAVFPFDRFPGVDTILGPEMKSTGEVMGIDLDFGIAYAKAASSARNQIPDSGKVFMSVRDEDKHHVPEIAKTFIKYGLSVVATKGTAAYLKERGIDVEVTNKLKEGRPNVVDLIKNKEISFIINTVESARARKDSFYIRHSALQYRVPYTTTISGARAVARALKGLKSKNLTILSVQEYHSEAPRPKVGDSGAV; from the coding sequence ATGCCTAAAAGAACGGATATCGGCAGGATTCTTCTTATCGGTTCAGGTCCGATAGTGATCGGCCAGGCCTGTGAGTTCGACTACTCAGGCACCCAGGCATGCAAGGCCCTGAGGGAGGAGGGCTACAGGGTTGTGCTTGTAAACTCCAACCCCGCAACCATTATGACTGATCCCGAGACAGCGGATGTCACTTATATCGAACCACTTACACCCGAGATACTGGAGATGATAATTGATCGTGAAAAACCTGATGCGCTCCTGCCTACAATGGGAGGACAGACCGCCCTCAACCTTGCCATGGAGCTTGCAGAGTCCGGAGTGCTCGACCATTATGGTGTTGAACTGATAGGGGCAAAGCTCCATGCAATTAAGGAGGCGGAGGACCGGGATCTCTTTAAGGAAGCGATGGGGAGGGTGGGACTCGATGTTCCCCGCTCGGTTGCCGTTAAAGACATGGAGAAAGGGCTTGAGGCGATAGGGCATGTAAGGTTCCCTGCCATCCTCAGGCCGGCGTTTACCCTCGGCGGCACCGGCAGCGCCGTTGCCTACAACATGGAGGAGTACAGGGTGCTTCTTGAAAATGCCCTTGAACTGAGTCCTGTAGGGCAGGTGCTTGTGGAGGAATCCGTCATCGGATGGAAGGAGTATGAACTTGAGGTGATGCGGGATAGCAAGGACAATGTGGTCATAATATGTTCGATTGAAAACCTCGATCCAATGGGTGTCCATACGGGTGACTCGATTACCGTCGCCCCGGCCCAGACCCTTACCGACAAAGAGTATCAGAGAATGAGAGATGCATCCATAGCGGTGATCAGGGAAATCGGTGTCGATACAGGCGGAAGTAATATCCAGTTTGCCCTCAGCCCGGAAAACGGGAAGATGATGGTCATAGAGATGAACCCCCGTGTTTCCCGTTCGTCTGCCCTCGCCTCCAAGGCAACGGGGTTCCCCATAGCAAAGATAGCTGCAAAACTGGCTGTCGGCCTTACGCTTGATGAGATACCCAATGACATAACCCGCGAGACACCGGCCAGTTTTGAACCCACCATCGACTATGTGGTAACCAAGATTCCCCGTTTTGCCTTTGAGAAGTTCCCGGAGGCAGACCCGACACTTACGACCCAGATGAAGTCGGTAGGGGAGGTTATGTCCATAGGGAGGACATTCAAGGAGTCCCTTCAGAAGGCCATAAGGAGCCTTGAAATTGACAGCCATGGCTTTGAAGAGAAAGCAGTCGAACCCGATAAACTGAGGGAGATGTTGAAAACACCGAACTGTGAGAGGCTCTATTACGTTGCACAGGCATTCAGGGAAGGAATGACCGTAGCGGAGATACACGAAACTACATGGATAGATCCCTGGTTCCTGAACAACATAAGGGAGATAGTGGAGTTTGAATTCGAGATTAAAAACTCAAGAATGAAAACCGCAAAAGAACCCGGAACCCTGAGCCCGGAGCTCTTGCACAAGGCCAAGTCATGGGGCTTTTCAGACAGGAGGATAGCAGGGCTTGCCGGATTGAAAGAGGATGATATCAGGGAGATGAGAAAAGACGGGGGGATGCGGGCTGTTTATAAAATGGTCGATACCTGTGCCGCCGAGTTCGAGGCATACACACCGTATCTGTATTCGACTTATGAAAAACCGTTCTACAGGATAGGAACAGGAAGTCCCGGATTGGGGGAGGATAAAAAGACCGGAACAACTTGCCTGCCCACGGCCCACGGCCGCCGGACGGAGTGTGAGGCCAATCCATCGGACAGGAAGAAGATCATGATCCTGGGCAGCGGTCCAAACCGTATCGGGCAGGGCATAGAGTTTGATTACTGCTGTGTCCATGCCGTCTTTGCACTGAAGGAACTCGGGTATGAGACGATCATGGTGAACTGTAATCCCGAAACGGTCAGCACCGATTATGACACCTCGGACAGGCTCTACTTCGAACCCCTTACCCTCGAGGATGTACTCGGTATCATCGAGGTTGAAAGGCCTGAAGGTGTGATCGTCCAGTTCGGCGGACAGACACCCCTGAAACTTGCCGTCCCACTTGAAAGAGAGGGGGTCCGGATCCTCGGTACCCCTCCTGATGCAATAGACAGGGCAGAGGACAGAAAACGTTTCAAGGAACTCCTTCACAAGCTGAATCTCAGGCAGCCTGACAGCGGTACGGCGATGAGCATCGAGGATGCCCTTGGGGTTGCTGCAGGGATTTGCTACCCTGTTATGGTGCGGCCCTCCTACGTGCTTGGAGGCAGGGCGATGGAGATAGTCTATGATGAAGAGTCTCTCAGGAACTATATGCAGAGGGCTGTCAATGCCTCGTCAGGGCATCCCATACTGATCGACAAGTATATCGTTGACGCCACGGAGGTGGATGTGGATGCCGTTTCAGACGGGGAAGTTGTGATAATCGGAGGGGTAATGGAGCATATCGAGGAGGCGGGGATTCATTCAGGGGATTCGGCATGTTCCGTTCCTCCTTACTCTCTCTCAGGGGATGTCGTCGGGGAGATAAAGAGGCAGACCAGGGCGCTTGCAAAGGAACTGGGTGTTGTCGGGCTCATGAATGTTCAGTTTGCAGTGAAGGACAAGGATATCTATGTGCTTGAGGTAAACCCGAGGGCTTCACGTACCATCCCCTATGTCAGCAAGGCAACGGGGATGGCCCTTGCAAAGGTTGCGGCAAAAACGATGGCAGGCGAGAAACTCCCGGACCTTGGTATATCATCCGATCCGGAGGTCAGGCATGTGGCGGTAAAGGAGGCGGTCTTCCCCTTTGACAGGTTCCCCGGCGTCGATACCATCCTTGGGCCCGAGATGAAGTCCACAGGTGAGGTGATGGGGATAGACCTTGATTTCGGTATCGCCTATGCAAAGGCGGCGTCATCGGCACGAAATCAGATCCCCGACAGCGGTAAGGTCTTCATGAGTGTAAGGGATGAGGACAAACACCATGTGCCGGAGATAGCAAAGACGTTCATTAAATACGGCCTTTCAGTAGTTGCAACAAAGGGGACCGCCGCCTACCTGAAGGAGAGGGGGATAGATGTGGAGGTTACGAACAAGCTCAAGGAGGGCAGACCTAATGTGGTTGACCTCATCAAGAACAAGGAGATCAGCTTTATCATAAACACCGTGGAGAGTGCCCGTGCAAGGAAGGACTCGTTCTACATCCGCCACAGCGCCCTCCAGTACCGTGTGCCTTATACAACCACCATATCGGGGGCCCGGGCAGTGGCCCGGGCGCTCAAGGGTCTCAAGAGCAAGAACCTGACGATACTCTCCGTTCAGGAGTATCATAGTGAAGCTCCCCGACCGAAGGTCGGGGACTCCGGGGCGGTATGA
- the nfrA2 gene encoding FMN reductase [NAD(P)H] gives MFLELIRKRRSIRRFREQGVEPEKIDLLIEAALRAPSSRGLNPWEFIVVTDRDLLKKLSRAKAHGSSFLVNAPLGIVICADPRRCDVWIEDCSIASIFIHLTAGSIGLGSCWVQIRDRVCNEPMTSEDYVKEVLSIPRAMRVESVIAVGYPDEKKPPHPREDLDYKKVFHNSYGKSYGG, from the coding sequence ATGTTTTTGGAACTGATAAGAAAAAGAAGAAGCATACGAAGGTTCAGGGAGCAGGGGGTCGAACCTGAAAAGATCGATCTCCTGATCGAGGCGGCCCTCCGTGCCCCTTCATCAAGGGGCCTGAACCCTTGGGAGTTTATTGTGGTAACAGACAGGGACCTCCTTAAGAAACTCTCAAGGGCGAAGGCACATGGTTCGTCATTCCTGGTGAATGCCCCTCTGGGGATTGTGATCTGTGCCGACCCCCGGAGGTGTGATGTATGGATTGAGGACTGCTCTATAGCCTCGATCTTTATTCATCTGACCGCTGGGTCCATCGGGCTGGGGAGTTGCTGGGTGCAGATCAGGGACAGGGTGTGTAATGAGCCCATGACCTCGGAGGATTACGTAAAGGAGGTATTAAGTATCCCCCGTGCAATGAGGGTCGAATCCGTTATTGCCGTAGGTTACCCGGATGAGAAAAAGCCCCCTCACCCGAGAGAGGACCTTGACTATAAGAAAGTGTTTCATAATTCCTATGGAAAATCTTACGGAGGATAA